In Aptenodytes patagonicus chromosome 6, bAptPat1.pri.cur, whole genome shotgun sequence, one genomic interval encodes:
- the AADAC gene encoding arylacetamide deacetylase, translating into MGAKLLCLFLASALVAYYVYIPIPEDFEEPWKVMLIAAAFRAATHLAEVADQLGLIHHVEALMLITTVEYIAPTSDENVTVMDTEFNNVGVRLYLPRKPSDGLRRAVVYFHGGGWCIGQAGMKPYDRLTRWTSNRLNAVVVSVNYRLAPKYRFPVQFEDVYLVMKFFLQRSVLSQYGVDPDRVCVAGDSAGGNLAAAVAQQLLEDSEVETKLKAQALLYPVLQSLDLNLPSYQENENKPVLSKSYMVKLWSEYFTSDSSLREAMASNRHVPVESSHLFPFVNWSNLLPEELKKGHVYTSPTYGSSELAQKYPGFLDPRAAPLLVSDARLRRLPLTYILTCEHDVLRDDGVMYARRLRAAGVPVTHDHAKDAFHGVMLFVLGPIELAVGHRLVNRYIKWLNENL; encoded by the exons ATGGGAGCcaagctgctgtgcctcttccttgCCTCTGCCCTTGTTGCTTACTATGTCTATATTCCCATCCCTGAGGACTTTGAAGAGCCCTGGAAAGTGATGCTTATCGCAGCTGCCTTCAGGGCTGCCACGCATCTG GCTGAGGTTGCTGATCAGCTGGGTCTGATCCACCATGTGGAAGCTCTGATGCTGATCACAACTGTCGAATACATTGCACCCACATCCGATGAAAACGTCACTGTGATGGACACAGAGTTCAACAACGTTGGCGTCCGTCTGTACCTGCCCAGAAAGCCGTCTGATGGACTGAGAAGGGCGGTGGTCTACTTCCATGGTGGAGGATGGTGCATAGGACAGGCAG GCATGAAACCCTATGATCGTCTGACAAGATGGACTTCAAACAGGTTAAATGCTGTCGTGGTATCAGTCAA TTACAGGTTGGCACCTAAATACCGTTTTCCTGTTCAGTTTGAAGATGTGTATTTGGTAATGAAGTTCTTCCTCCAGCGCAGTGTCCTCTCCCAGTATGGGGTGGACCCAGATCGGGTCTGTGTTGCAGGAGACAGTGCAGGTGGCAACTTAGCTGCAGCTGTGGCacaacag CTGTTAGAAGACTCTGAAGTCGAAACTAAACTCAAAGCCCAAGCTTTGCTTTACCCTGTTCTTCAAAGCCTTGACCTGAATTTGCCATCTtaccaagaaaatgaaaacaagcctgTTTTATCCAAGTCGTATATGGTCAAATTGTGGAGTGAATATTTCACTTCTGATTCATCTCTCAGGGAAGCGATGGCCTCCAACAGGCATGTCCCAGTTGAATCGAGCCACTTGTTTCCATTTGTAAACTGGAGCAATTTGCTGCCTGAAGAGCTGAAGAAAGGTCATGTTTACACCAGTCCCACCTATGGAAGCTCTGAGCTTGCACAGAAGTACCCGGGGTTTCTGGATCCGAGGGCGGCCCCATTGCTGGTGAGCGATGCCCGGCTACGCAGGCTGCCCCTCACCTACATCCTCACCTGCGAGCATGACGTCTTACGGGATGACGGAGTCATGTATGCCAGGCGCCTCCGGGCAGCAGGCGTTCCTGTCACACATGATCACGCCAAGGATGCCTTTCATGGGGTGATGTTGTTTGTCTTGGGTCCAATTGAGTTAGCTGTAGGGCACCGGCTGGTGAACAGATATATCAAGTGGTTAAATGAGAATCTATGA